One region of Salvelinus namaycush isolate Seneca chromosome 3, SaNama_1.0, whole genome shotgun sequence genomic DNA includes:
- the jmjd8 gene encoding jmjC domain-containing protein 8 — MEYKFGIQVFLLLFWRSALDALVSENDGGWSSNSENSLTDEGPCNIDIWDKASLSHRQFIQQYAYSKPVILKGFSDNTKFQFLCSKSSLLQQYGERMVRLSTANTYSYRKVDVRFEEFVDLLLRPQSLDTLGSDTLYFFGDNNFTEWHSLFENYKAPRYMLPHTTGAYSFGIAGPGTGVPFHWHGPGYSEVIYGRKRWFLYPPDKAPHFHPNYTTLSWVKDTYPYLLEEEKPIECTIRPGEVLYFPDRWWHATLNLDTSVFISTFLG; from the exons ATGGAATATAAATTCGGAATACAAGTATTTCTCCTATTGTTTTGGAGATCGGCTTTAGATGCACTGGTGTCGGAGAATGACGGAGGGTG GTCGTCAAATTCAGAAAACAGTTTGACTGATGAGGGTCCTTGCAACATTGACATCTGGGACAAAGCTTCGTTATCACATCGCCAGTTTATCCAGCA ATATGCCTACTCCAAACCAGTCATCCTGAAAGGTTTCTCTGACAATACG AAATTCCAGTTCTTGTGCTCCAAGTCGAGCCTGCTGCAGCAGTATGGAGAGAGGATGGTGAGGCTCAGCACTGCCAACACCTACTCTTACAggaaag TGGATGTCCGGTTTGAGGAGTTTGTGGACTTGCTGCTGAGGCCTCAGTCTTTGGACACACTGGGCAGTG ACACTCTGTATTTCTTCGGGGACAACAACTTCACTGAGTGGCACTCTCTGTTTGAGAACTACAAGGCACCACGCTACATGCTGCCTCACACCACGGGGGCCTACAGCTTCGGGATCGCAG GCCCAGGAACAGGTGTACCCTTCCATTGGCATGGACCTGGCTACTCTGAGGTCATCTATGGCAGGAAG CGCTGGTTCCTGTACCCCCCGGACAAGGCGCCCCATTTCCACCCCAACTACACCACCCTGTCCTGGGTCAAAGACACATACCCTTACCTGCTTGAGGAGGAGAAGCCCATAGAGTGCACCATCCGGCCAGGAGAG GTGCTGTATTTCCCTGACCGCTGGTGGCACGCCACGCTCAATTTGGACACCAGTGTCTTCATATCCACCTTCCTgggctga
- the LOC120043792 gene encoding STIP1 homology and U box-containing protein 1-like isoform X1 produces the protein MAGSPEKSVSAQEWKEQGNRLFLSRKYQESAACYSKAIKRNPSVSVYYTNRALCHVKLQQHDKALADCKQALELDPQSVKALFFLGQCHLEMENYDEAIGNLQRAYNLAKEQRLNFGDDIPSALRIAKKKRWNSIEEKRINQENELHAYLTKLILAEKERELDDSREEQDAKSEECRSRHDLTKFHSKHDKHLSDMEELFSQLDEKRKKREIPDYLCGKISFELMREPCITPSGITYDRKDIEEHLQRVGHFDPVTRSPLTQDQLIPNLAMKEVIDAFIMENGWVEDY, from the exons ATGGCGGGCAGCCCCGAGAAGAGTGTCTCGGCGCAGGAGTGGAAGGAGCAGGGCAACCGCCTCTTCCTCAGCCGCAAGTACCAGGAGTCGGCCGCCTGCTACAGCAAAGCCATT AAGCGGAATCCCTCAGTGTCTGTGTACTACACCAACCGGGCACTGTGCCACGTGAAGCTGCAGCAACATGACAAGGCCCTGGCCGACTGCAAGCAGGCGCTGGAGCTGGACCCCCAGTCAGTCAAGGCCCTCTTCTTCCTGGGTCAGTGTCACCTGGAGATGGAGAACTACGACGAAGCCATCGGCAACCTACAGAGAG CATATAACCTGGCGAAAGAGCAACGGTTGAACTTTGGCGACGACATTCCCAGTGCCCTCCGGATAGCCAAGAAGAAGCGCTGGAACAGCATCGAGGAGAAGCGCATTAACCAGGAGAACGAGCTGCACGCCTATCTCACCAAACTCATCCTGgcagagaaggagag GGAACTGGATGACAGCAGAGAGGAACAAGACGCCAAGTCGGAGGAATGCAGAAGCCGACACGACCTCACTAAGTTCCACTCCAAACAC GACAAGCACCTGTCAGACATGGAGGAGCTCTTCTCTCAGCTGGATGAGAAGAGGAAG AAGAGGGAGATCCCAGACTACCTGTGTGGAAAGATCAGCTTTGAGTTGATGAGGGAGCCCTGCATTACACCCAGTGGGATCACTTATGACCGCAAAGACATTGAGGAGCACCTACAG CGAGTGGGCCATTTTGACCCGGTGACACGCAGCCCTCTGACTCAAGACCAGCTGATCCCTAATCTGGCCATGAAAGAGGTCATCGATGCTTTCATCATGGAGAATGGATGGGTGGAGGACtactga
- the LOC120043792 gene encoding STIP1 homology and U box-containing protein 1-like isoform X2, whose product MAGSPEKSVSAQEWKEQGNRLFLSRKYQESAACYSKAIRNPSVSVYYTNRALCHVKLQQHDKALADCKQALELDPQSVKALFFLGQCHLEMENYDEAIGNLQRAYNLAKEQRLNFGDDIPSALRIAKKKRWNSIEEKRINQENELHAYLTKLILAEKERELDDSREEQDAKSEECRSRHDLTKFHSKHDKHLSDMEELFSQLDEKRKKREIPDYLCGKISFELMREPCITPSGITYDRKDIEEHLQRVGHFDPVTRSPLTQDQLIPNLAMKEVIDAFIMENGWVEDY is encoded by the exons ATGGCGGGCAGCCCCGAGAAGAGTGTCTCGGCGCAGGAGTGGAAGGAGCAGGGCAACCGCCTCTTCCTCAGCCGCAAGTACCAGGAGTCGGCCGCCTGCTACAGCAAAGCCATT CGGAATCCCTCAGTGTCTGTGTACTACACCAACCGGGCACTGTGCCACGTGAAGCTGCAGCAACATGACAAGGCCCTGGCCGACTGCAAGCAGGCGCTGGAGCTGGACCCCCAGTCAGTCAAGGCCCTCTTCTTCCTGGGTCAGTGTCACCTGGAGATGGAGAACTACGACGAAGCCATCGGCAACCTACAGAGAG CATATAACCTGGCGAAAGAGCAACGGTTGAACTTTGGCGACGACATTCCCAGTGCCCTCCGGATAGCCAAGAAGAAGCGCTGGAACAGCATCGAGGAGAAGCGCATTAACCAGGAGAACGAGCTGCACGCCTATCTCACCAAACTCATCCTGgcagagaaggagag GGAACTGGATGACAGCAGAGAGGAACAAGACGCCAAGTCGGAGGAATGCAGAAGCCGACACGACCTCACTAAGTTCCACTCCAAACAC GACAAGCACCTGTCAGACATGGAGGAGCTCTTCTCTCAGCTGGATGAGAAGAGGAAG AAGAGGGAGATCCCAGACTACCTGTGTGGAAAGATCAGCTTTGAGTTGATGAGGGAGCCCTGCATTACACCCAGTGGGATCACTTATGACCGCAAAGACATTGAGGAGCACCTACAG CGAGTGGGCCATTTTGACCCGGTGACACGCAGCCCTCTGACTCAAGACCAGCTGATCCCTAATCTGGCCATGAAAGAGGTCATCGATGCTTTCATCATGGAGAATGGATGGGTGGAGGACtactga
- the trub1 gene encoding probable tRNA pseudouridine synthase 1, producing the protein MAGTVTGVAVPKHSLSKLQSLNGLFAIYKKEGPTSADVLNSLKEALLKEAGVKDPNPRKRKKQALKMGHGGTLDSAASGVLVVGIGNGTKMLSTMLAGSKKYMAVGELGKATDTLDATGKVVHEKLYDHITREAFEEKLKQFTGDIMQVPPLYSALKKDGKRLSVLLKQGHEVEAKPARPVTVYNLSLQDFTPPLFTLDVECGGGFYIRSLVDDLGKALSSCAHVRKLIRTKQGQFTLDDHTLKEEHWTLQHIVQSMQPCPGSEVTNEDGTKPSPNLGVKRATNAQVKGDKNGKDEKGEL; encoded by the coding sequence ATGGCTGGTACAGTAACTGGCGTAGCTGTGCCTAAACATTCTTTATCAAAACTACAATCTTTAAATGGACTGTTTGCCATTTATAAAAAGGAAGGACCTACGTCTGCTGATGTTTTAAACTCATTAAAAGAGGCACTCCTCAAAGAGGCAGGTGTGAAAGATCCTAATCCCAGAAAAAGGAAGAAGCAAGCTCTGAAAATGGGGCATGGCGGGACTCTGGACAGCGCAGCCTCTGGTGTGCTCGTTGTTGGGATTGGAAATGGAACAAAGATGCTTAGTACAATGCTTGCTGGTTCAAAGAAATACATGGCTGTTGGAGAGTTGGGAAAAGCAACAGACACCCTTGACGCCACAGGCAAGGTGGTTCATGAGAAGCTCTATGATCACATTACCAGGGAAGCCTTTGAGGAGAAGTTGAAGCAGTTCACTGGGGACATCATGCAGGTTCCTCCACTGTACTCTGCGCTGAAAAAGGATGGCAAGCGTCTTTCTGTCCTGCTGAAGCAAGGCCACGAGGTGGAAGCCAAACCTGCACGGCCGGTCACAGTGTATAACCTGTCGTTGCAGgacttcactccccctctcttcacTCTTGATGTTGAATGCGGTGGTGGATTTTATATCAGAAGCTTGGTGGACGACCTGGGAAAAGCACTCTCGTCGTGTGCCCACGTGAGGAAGCTGATCCGGACCAAACAGGGTCAGTTTACCCTTGACGACCACACGCTGAAGGAGGAACACTGGACACTGCAGCACATCGTTCAGTCCATGCAGCCCTGTCCCGGGTCAGAGGTCACCAATGAGGATGGCACAAAACCAAGCCCAAACCTGGGGGTTAAACGGGCCACGAACGCCCAGGTGAAGGGGGATAAGAATGGCAAAGATGAAAAGGGGGAGTTATAA
- the LOC120043796 gene encoding NACHT, LRR and PYD domains-containing protein 3-like isoform X2: MFMKCNFSLDHVHPGGEMIDQQMPVYDQSKEKRNILRIRDEIKKYQKMRSERILEGIETQSTSVLNKVYTELYIVTCDSTSINKEHEVWQAETAHLKDYSEASVIKCQDLFKPAEDETIRCVMTKGIAGIGKTVAAQKLNLDWADGKENQDLDFLFLLSFRKLNLRKGPYSLHGLLQIFYPELKDVNVRKMYDEHKVLFILDGLDESQLPLEFDEIENRLISDVSESASLDVLLTNLITGRLLPGALLWITSRPVAANQIPREYCHRVTEIRGFNDDQKDEYFRKRIRDPEMASLIISDIKATRSLYIMCHVPVFCWMAVTVLQDILSKDNKSGPKLRSLPTTLSEMYMHYIKIQTRISFEKHGPTQGKQHPLMSTKDIILKLGKLAYQNLESQNVLFTEQDLTNCGISVMEAATCPGLCTELVELGHGMDLTKVYCFVHLSVQEFFAALYAFHEFENGRIDSVKALIKKRKGGTLLDFLKGALDSALDSQNGHLDLFTRFLFGISHDSSRAILQDILGKTTSGSECNKKLIGYIKMLKRKDLSPERCINLIHCLLQLKDHTILQNDNNQVSPSDTPPTPFQCSLLAYMFIMSEKPEEFDFRNNKTSEEAFRRLAPALLSCTRALLNFCDITALECKTVASVLQSENSHLTVLDLGHNNLGDEGVIRLCCGLRNPNCKVETLNLRHNHVGVGGVKAICEVLTCPTSKLLNLDLSCNDLGDPGAELLAFALHTRCKLQALRLSGCLITLPEDVSSVLAIALRSECFQMKELDLSYNPLRTVDLDFPLQLNMDHGGESRNKPGLQKYASEVTLDPSTVNVFLSLSEGNRKVTRQRKEKHYPITDERFDKCNQVLCKEGLCGRHYLEVECLHDVHIGMAYKQLERKGAGDNVILGRNAVSWTLYASKDKFHAQHKNKIHNLRLPEIKSNESYRIGVFLDWPAGILSFYNISSESDKRTHLYAFHTTFTEPLYLGLRLQSPTSTISLIVK, encoded by the exons AGAGTTGTACATTGTCACCTGTGATTCTACCAGCATCAATAAGGAACACGAGGTGTGGCAGGCCGAGACGGCACACCTCAAAGACTACTCTGAGGCCTCTGTCATAAAATGCCAAGATCTCTTTAAGCCTGCCGAAGACGAAACTATCAGATGTGTGATGACAAAGGGAATCGCTGGCATTGGGAAAACTGTGGCAGCTCAGAAGCTCAACTTGGACTGGGCAGATGGAAAAGAGAATCAAGATCTAGATTTTCTATTCCTCCTATCTTTCCGGAAGCTGAATTTGAGAAAAGGCCCGTACAGTCTGCATGGACTTCTTCAGATCTTCTACCCTGAACTTAAAGACGTAAACGTTAGGAAGATGTATGATGAACATAAGGTTTTGTTCATCCTTGACGGCCTGGATGAGAGCCAACTGCCACTAGAGtttgatgaaattgaaaacagGCTGATATCTGATGTGTCTGAGTCCGCTTCACTGGACGTTTTGCTTACAAACCTCATCACTGGCCGTCTTCTCCCTGgggctctcctctggataacctcCCGTCCAGTAGCGGCCAATCAGATCCCTAGAGAGTATTGTCATCGAGTTACAGAGATCAGAGGGTTCAATGACGATCAAAAGGACGAGTACTTCAGGAAACGCATCAGAGATCCAGAGATGGCCAGCCTCATCATCTCAGACATAAAAGCAACCCGGAGCCTCTACATCATGTGCCATGTACCGGTGTTCTGCTGGATGGCAGTAACTGTGCTTCAGGATATACTGAGTAAAGACAACAAGAGCGGGCCAAAGCTGCGATCTTTGCCCACAACCCTCTCTGAAATGTACATGCATTACATTAAGATCCAAACAAGAATTAGTTTCGAGAAGCATGGACCAACACAGGGGAAACAACATCCTTTGATGTCAACCAAAGACATCATTTTGAAATTAGGAAAGCTAGCATATCAGAACCTGGAAAGTCAAAATGTGCTCTTTACAGAACAGGACTTGACAAACTGTGGTATTAGTGTCATGGAAGCTGCTACATGCCCTGGCCTGTGTACAGAACTTGTAGAATTAGGCCATGGAATGGATCTCACGaaagtgtattgttttgtacactTGAGTGTTCAGGAGTTCTTTGCTGCTCTGTACGCATTTCATGAATTTGAAAATGGCAGGATTGACTCAGTGAAAGCCTTAATCAAAAAGAGGAAAGGGGGCACTTTGTTAGATTTTCTCAAAGGTGCTCTGGACAGTGCATTAGATAGTCAAAATGGACACCTGGACCTTTTCACACGCTTCCTTTTCGGGATCTCTCACGACTCCAGCCGGGCAATCCTTCAAGACATTCTGGGAAAAACAACCAGCGGTTCAGAATGCAACAAAAAGTTAATCGGATATATCAAGATGTTGAAAAGGAAGGACCTTTCTCCAGAGAGATGCATCAACCTGATCCACTGTCTGCTTCAGCTGAAGGACCACACCATTCTACAGAATGACAACAACCAAGTCTCGCCTTCAGACACACCGCCAACTCCATTTCAGTGTTCTCTCCTGGCATATATGTTCATTATGTCAGAGAAGCCTGAAGAGTTTGACTTCAGGAATAACAAAACTTCTGAGGAAGCTTTTCGCAGACTGGCTCCTGCTTTGCTGTCTTGCACTAGAGCATT ACTCAACTTTTGTGACATCACAGCACTGGAGTGTAAAACTGTAGCCTCAGTTCTTCAGTCTGAGAATTCCCATCTTACAGTCTTGGACCTGGGACACAACAACCTGGGAGATGAAGGGGTGATCCGCCTCTGCTGTGGGCTGCGGAACCCCAACTGCAAGGTGGAAACCCTGAACCTCAGACACAATCATGTGGGAGTTGGCGGTGTCAAGGCAATCTGCGAAGTGCTGACTTGTCCCACCTCAAAACTTCTGAACTTGGACCTCAGCTGCAATGACCTTGGGGACCCGGGGGCAGAGTTGCTTGCTTTTGCCCTCCACACGCGTTGCAAGCTGCAAGCACTGAG GCTATCTGGCTGTTTGATCACATTGCCTGAGGATGTGTCCTCTGTCCTGGCCATAGCTTTGAGGTCAGAATGCTTCCAGATGAAAGAGCTGGATCTGAGCTACAATCCCCTCAGAACCGTTGACTTGGATTTCCCGCTTCAGCTGAA CATGGACCACGGAGGAGAGAGCAGGAATAAACCAGGTCTGCAGAAAT ATGCCAGTGAGGTCACACTAGACCCCAGCACAGTAAATGTTTTCCTGTCCCTGTCTGAGGGGAACAGGAAGGTGACGCGCCAGAGGAAGGAGAAGCACTATCCCATCACCGACGAGAGGTTTGATAAATGCAACCAGGTGCTGTGCAAGGAGGGACTCTGTGGGCGTCATTACCTGGAGGTTGAGTGTCTACACGACGTACATATAGGCATGGCCTACAAGCAGTTAGAGAGGAAAGGAGCCGGTGACAATGTAATCCTAGGACGGAATGCTGTTTCTTGGACTTTGTATGCCTCAAAGGATAAGTTTCATGCCCAGCATAAAAACAAGATTCACAACTTAAGGCTccctgaaatcaaatcaaatgagtCCTATAGAATAGGGGTATTTCTGGACTGGCCGGCCGGCATCCTGTCCTTCTACAACATCTCCTCTGAGTCTGACAAACGGACCCACCTGTACGCATTCCacaccacattcactgagcctCTTTATCTTGGGCTTAGACTTCAATCCCCAACATCAACCATTTCTCTCATAGTcaaatag
- the LOC120043796 gene encoding NACHT, LRR and PYD domains-containing protein 3-like isoform X3 produces MIDQQMPVYDQSKEKRNILRIRDEIKKYQKMRSERILEGIETQSTSVLNKVYTELYIVTCDSTSINKEHEVWQAETAHLKDYSEASVIKCQDLFKPAEDETIRCVMTKGIAGIGKTVAAQKLNLDWADGKENQDLDFLFLLSFRKLNLRKGPYSLHGLLQIFYPELKDVNVRKMYDEHKVLFILDGLDESQLPLEFDEIENRLISDVSESASLDVLLTNLITGRLLPGALLWITSRPVAANQIPREYCHRVTEIRGFNDDQKDEYFRKRIRDPEMASLIISDIKATRSLYIMCHVPVFCWMAVTVLQDILSKDNKSGPKLRSLPTTLSEMYMHYIKIQTRISFEKHGPTQGKQHPLMSTKDIILKLGKLAYQNLESQNVLFTEQDLTNCGISVMEAATCPGLCTELVELGHGMDLTKVYCFVHLSVQEFFAALYAFHEFENGRIDSVKALIKKRKGGTLLDFLKGALDSALDSQNGHLDLFTRFLFGISHDSSRAILQDILGKTTSGSECNKKLIGYIKMLKRKDLSPERCINLIHCLLQLKDHTILQNDNNQVSPSDTPPTPFQCSLLAYMFIMSEKPEEFDFRNNKTSEEAFRRLAPALLSCTRALLNFCDITALECKTVASVLQSENSHLTVLDLGHNNLGDEGVIRLCCGLRNPNCKVETLNLRHNHVGVGGVKAICEVLTCPTSKLLNLDLSCNDLGDPGAELLAFALHTRCKLQALRLSGCLITLPEDVSSVLAIALRSECFQMKELDLSYNPLRTVDLDFPLQLNMDHGGESRNKPGLQKYASEVTLDPSTVNVFLSLSEGNRKVTRQRKEKHYPITDERFDKCNQVLCKEGLCGRHYLEVECLHDVHIGMAYKQLERKGAGDNVILGRNAVSWTLYASKDKFHAQHKNKIHNLRLPEIKSNESYRIGVFLDWPAGILSFYNISSESDKRTHLYAFHTTFTEPLYLGLRLQSPTSTISLIVK; encoded by the exons AGAGTTGTACATTGTCACCTGTGATTCTACCAGCATCAATAAGGAACACGAGGTGTGGCAGGCCGAGACGGCACACCTCAAAGACTACTCTGAGGCCTCTGTCATAAAATGCCAAGATCTCTTTAAGCCTGCCGAAGACGAAACTATCAGATGTGTGATGACAAAGGGAATCGCTGGCATTGGGAAAACTGTGGCAGCTCAGAAGCTCAACTTGGACTGGGCAGATGGAAAAGAGAATCAAGATCTAGATTTTCTATTCCTCCTATCTTTCCGGAAGCTGAATTTGAGAAAAGGCCCGTACAGTCTGCATGGACTTCTTCAGATCTTCTACCCTGAACTTAAAGACGTAAACGTTAGGAAGATGTATGATGAACATAAGGTTTTGTTCATCCTTGACGGCCTGGATGAGAGCCAACTGCCACTAGAGtttgatgaaattgaaaacagGCTGATATCTGATGTGTCTGAGTCCGCTTCACTGGACGTTTTGCTTACAAACCTCATCACTGGCCGTCTTCTCCCTGgggctctcctctggataacctcCCGTCCAGTAGCGGCCAATCAGATCCCTAGAGAGTATTGTCATCGAGTTACAGAGATCAGAGGGTTCAATGACGATCAAAAGGACGAGTACTTCAGGAAACGCATCAGAGATCCAGAGATGGCCAGCCTCATCATCTCAGACATAAAAGCAACCCGGAGCCTCTACATCATGTGCCATGTACCGGTGTTCTGCTGGATGGCAGTAACTGTGCTTCAGGATATACTGAGTAAAGACAACAAGAGCGGGCCAAAGCTGCGATCTTTGCCCACAACCCTCTCTGAAATGTACATGCATTACATTAAGATCCAAACAAGAATTAGTTTCGAGAAGCATGGACCAACACAGGGGAAACAACATCCTTTGATGTCAACCAAAGACATCATTTTGAAATTAGGAAAGCTAGCATATCAGAACCTGGAAAGTCAAAATGTGCTCTTTACAGAACAGGACTTGACAAACTGTGGTATTAGTGTCATGGAAGCTGCTACATGCCCTGGCCTGTGTACAGAACTTGTAGAATTAGGCCATGGAATGGATCTCACGaaagtgtattgttttgtacactTGAGTGTTCAGGAGTTCTTTGCTGCTCTGTACGCATTTCATGAATTTGAAAATGGCAGGATTGACTCAGTGAAAGCCTTAATCAAAAAGAGGAAAGGGGGCACTTTGTTAGATTTTCTCAAAGGTGCTCTGGACAGTGCATTAGATAGTCAAAATGGACACCTGGACCTTTTCACACGCTTCCTTTTCGGGATCTCTCACGACTCCAGCCGGGCAATCCTTCAAGACATTCTGGGAAAAACAACCAGCGGTTCAGAATGCAACAAAAAGTTAATCGGATATATCAAGATGTTGAAAAGGAAGGACCTTTCTCCAGAGAGATGCATCAACCTGATCCACTGTCTGCTTCAGCTGAAGGACCACACCATTCTACAGAATGACAACAACCAAGTCTCGCCTTCAGACACACCGCCAACTCCATTTCAGTGTTCTCTCCTGGCATATATGTTCATTATGTCAGAGAAGCCTGAAGAGTTTGACTTCAGGAATAACAAAACTTCTGAGGAAGCTTTTCGCAGACTGGCTCCTGCTTTGCTGTCTTGCACTAGAGCATT ACTCAACTTTTGTGACATCACAGCACTGGAGTGTAAAACTGTAGCCTCAGTTCTTCAGTCTGAGAATTCCCATCTTACAGTCTTGGACCTGGGACACAACAACCTGGGAGATGAAGGGGTGATCCGCCTCTGCTGTGGGCTGCGGAACCCCAACTGCAAGGTGGAAACCCTGAACCTCAGACACAATCATGTGGGAGTTGGCGGTGTCAAGGCAATCTGCGAAGTGCTGACTTGTCCCACCTCAAAACTTCTGAACTTGGACCTCAGCTGCAATGACCTTGGGGACCCGGGGGCAGAGTTGCTTGCTTTTGCCCTCCACACGCGTTGCAAGCTGCAAGCACTGAG GCTATCTGGCTGTTTGATCACATTGCCTGAGGATGTGTCCTCTGTCCTGGCCATAGCTTTGAGGTCAGAATGCTTCCAGATGAAAGAGCTGGATCTGAGCTACAATCCCCTCAGAACCGTTGACTTGGATTTCCCGCTTCAGCTGAA CATGGACCACGGAGGAGAGAGCAGGAATAAACCAGGTCTGCAGAAAT ATGCCAGTGAGGTCACACTAGACCCCAGCACAGTAAATGTTTTCCTGTCCCTGTCTGAGGGGAACAGGAAGGTGACGCGCCAGAGGAAGGAGAAGCACTATCCCATCACCGACGAGAGGTTTGATAAATGCAACCAGGTGCTGTGCAAGGAGGGACTCTGTGGGCGTCATTACCTGGAGGTTGAGTGTCTACACGACGTACATATAGGCATGGCCTACAAGCAGTTAGAGAGGAAAGGAGCCGGTGACAATGTAATCCTAGGACGGAATGCTGTTTCTTGGACTTTGTATGCCTCAAAGGATAAGTTTCATGCCCAGCATAAAAACAAGATTCACAACTTAAGGCTccctgaaatcaaatcaaatgagtCCTATAGAATAGGGGTATTTCTGGACTGGCCGGCCGGCATCCTGTCCTTCTACAACATCTCCTCTGAGTCTGACAAACGGACCCACCTGTACGCATTCCacaccacattcactgagcctCTTTATCTTGGGCTTAGACTTCAATCCCCAACATCAACCATTTCTCTCATAGTcaaatag